Proteins from one Escherichia coli genomic window:
- the nagA gene encoding N-acetylglucosamine-6-phosphate deacetylase, translated as MYALTQGRIFTGHEFLDDHAVVIADGLIKSVCPVAELPPEIEQRSLNGAILSPGFIDVQLNGCGGVQFNDTAEAVSVETLEIMQKANEKSGCTNYLPTLITTSDELMKQGVRVMREYLAKHSNQALGLHLEGPWLNLVKKGTHNPNFVRKPDAALVDFLCENADVITKVTLAPEMVPAEVVSKLANAGIVVSAGHSNATLKEAKAGFRAGITFATHLYNAMPYITGREPGLAGAILDEADIYCGIIADGLHVDYTNIRNAKRLKGDKLCLVTDATAPAGANIEQFIFAGKTIYYRNGLCVDENGTLSGSSLTMIEGVRNLVEHCGIALDEVLRMATLYPARAIGVEKRLGTLAAGKVANLTAFTPDFKITKTIVNGNEVVTQ; from the coding sequence ATGTATGCATTAACCCAGGGCCGGATCTTTACCGGTCACGAATTTCTTGATGACCACGCGGTTGTTATCGCTGATGGCCTGATTAAAAGCGTCTGTCCGGTAGCGGAACTGCCGCCAGAGATCGAACAACGTTCACTGAACGGGGCCATTCTCTCCCCCGGTTTTATCGATGTGCAGTTAAACGGCTGCGGCGGCGTGCAGTTTAACGATACTGCTGAAGCGGTCAGCGTAGAAACGCTGGAAATCATGCAGAAAGCCAATGAGAAATCAGGCTGTACTAACTATTTGCCGACGCTTATCACCACCAGCGACGAGCTGATGAAACAGGGCGTGCGCGTAATGCGCGAGTACCTGGCAAAACATTCGAATCAGGCGTTAGGTCTGCATCTGGAAGGTCCGTGGCTAAACCTAGTGAAAAAAGGCACCCATAATCCGAATTTTGTGCGTAAGCCCGATGCCGCGCTGGTCGATTTCCTGTGTGAGAACGCCGACGTCATTACCAAAGTGACGCTGGCACCGGAAATGGTTCCAGCAGAAGTGGTCAGCAAATTGGCAAATGCAGGGATTGTAGTGTCTGCTGGTCACTCAAACGCGACGTTAAAAGAAGCGAAAGCTGGTTTCCGCGCGGGGATTACCTTTGCCACCCATCTCTATAACGCGATGCCTTATATCACCGGTCGTGAACCGGGTCTGGCGGGTGCGATCCTCGACGAAGCTGACATTTATTGCGGTATTATCGCTGATGGCCTGCATGTTGATTACACCAACATTCGCAACGCTAAACGTCTGAAAGGCGACAAACTGTGTCTGGTTACCGACGCCACCGCGCCAGCCGGTGCCAACATTGAACAGTTCATTTTTGCGGGTAAAACAATATACTACCGTAACGGACTTTGTGTGGATGAGAATGGTACGTTAAGCGGTTCATCCTTAACCATGATTGAAGGCGTGCGTAATCTGGTCGAACATTGCGGTATCGCACTGGATGAAGTGCTGCGTATGGCGACGCTCTATCCGGCGCGTGCGATTGGCGTTGAAAAACGTCTCGGCACGCTCGCCGCTGGTAAAGTAGCCAACCTGACTGCATTCACACCTGATTTTAAAATCACCAAGACCATCGTTAACGGTAACGAGGTCGTAACTCAATAA